In Gorilla gorilla gorilla isolate KB3781 chromosome 16, NHGRI_mGorGor1-v2.1_pri, whole genome shotgun sequence, the genomic window GTCTGGCCATCTGTTACCTGCCTATCTTGCCTTGGGGACCCAGAGCAGAGTCTGGCCACATCCCTTGGGGGCTCCCGGTCAGGCTGGGGAGTAACCTGAACAAAGAAGACAGTGTCCAGAGCTGTGGGACATGGCCAGCTCCCTGGGGGACAAGGTCCCCAGAGCAGCATGTGGGAAGAGGGGGCAGACGGTGTGGCAGCCGTGTcttgcctgcctctgcctggcccAGTTCCACTCTCCACCTGCTCAGCCCCCACCTCTCTCCCGAAGAGGAGGGGGACCCGGCCCCGATCCAATATCCTGCtccttgcctgggcctcccacacCTGCActgcccacacactcacacagctcTCACTCCCCACATGCTCCACGCCTCCTGTCCCCACTGAGGAGAGCTCCCAGAGGCTCGCCCGCTCCCCACCAACATGCGTCCCTGCAGACAAACGAGGCACCCAGAGAGCTTCCCCACTGCACTTGGCAGGGCTGCCGGGGCCCAGCCTTGCCCCTAGCTTCCTCTGGTGGGAGCCATGGCTCGGAGGAGAATGAGAACCTCTGAACATACCTGCCTGCAAGGGGGACCGGAGGTGCTGGGAGTGGGCGTGTGAGGGAGGTGGTGCCGCAGTCCCCGCTGAGCAGCCTGGTCCCCCAGATCGTGTACTTCACTGCTACATTCCCCTACGTGGTCCTGGTCGTGCTGCTGGTGCGTGGAGTGCTGCTGCCTGGCACCCTGGATGGCATCATTTACTATCTCAAGCCTGACTGGTCAAAGCTGGGGTCCCCTCAGgtgaggtggaggtggggaggctgcagcagtGCGCTGGTGGGGAGCCCTGCAGGCTCCTCATGCCTGTGCTCTCCGGCCCTCCTCTAGGTATGGATAGATGCGGGGagccagattttcttttctgacGCCATTGGCCTGGGGGCCCTCACAGCCCTGGGCAGCTACAACCACTTCAACAACAACTGCTACAAGTAAGCACCACCAGCCTGCCACCCGTGCCCTGTCCTGCCCTGCCCAGCAGCCTAACCCATCCACTCTGGCCCCTCCACCCCTCCGGGACGCCATCATCCTGGCTCTCATCAACAGTGGGACCAGCTTCTTTGCTGGCTTCGTGGTCTTCTCCATCCTGGGCTTCATGGCTGCAGAGCAGGGCATGCACATCTCCAAGGTGGCAGAGTCAGGTAGGGCCCTACCCCCAGCCCCGCCTCCAGAGCAGCAACTGCCACCCAGATGCATGATGTACAAGAACACGCAATAGAAATGCTGAAAGGTGACGAGGATTCAAACGGAACTTGTCAGATTGTGGGCCTGCGGGGGCAGGTCCTGGGATTTGTCAATGTTGACAGAGACAGGACTTGCCAGCCCCTGCTGCATGACCCAGGGTTGACAGCGCCTCAGAGGCAGGTGTGGGCATGGGCGTGAGTGTTGCAGGCAGGGCTCAGGGTGCACGCAGGGCAGGACATCGGCTGCAAGGTATAGAGCCTGCACCTTTCCCACAGGGCCGGGCCTGGCCTTCATCGCCTACCCGCGGGCTGTCACACTGATGCCAGTGGCCCCACTCTGGGCTGCCCTGTTCTTCTTCATGCTGTTGCTGCTTGGTCTTGACAGCCAGGTTTGCATAGGGCTCTGGGACAGGGAGCCAGGAGGGGGGCAGAGTAAGGGCTGCAGGCAAGGAAAGGGGTGGAGGGTGGTGCGGGGCTCCGCCTGAGCTGCCCTGGCCACAGTTTTTAGGTGTGGAGGGCTTCATCACCGGCCTCCTCAACCTCCTCCCGGCCTCCTACTACTTCCGTTTCCAAAGGGAGATCTCTGTGGCCCTCTGTTGTGCCCTCCATTTTGTCATTGATCTCTCCATGGTGACTGACGTCAGTGGGGTGGGGGGTCTGCCTGTGACCTCTGGTGGCCGTCCGCCATCCTCCCTGACTGGGCTGTCCCCCAGGGCGGGATGTACGTCTTCCTGCTGTTTGACTACTACTCGTCCAGCGGCACCACCCTGCTCTGGCAGGCCTTTTGGGAGTGCGTGGTGATGGCCCGGGTGTACGGTAGGTCATGgctgagggctgggctggggcacGGTGGCGGGGAAGGCAGGTCTCCAGCTTGGCCCTCCCGCCTCGCTTCACCACAGGAGCTGACCGCTTCACGGACGACATTGCCTGTATGATCGGGTACCGACCTTGCCCCTGGATGAAATGGTGCTGGTCCTTCTTCACCCCACTGGTCTGCATGGtaagggctgggggaggtggggcgGGGTAGGGGGGGAGGCAGGGCGGGGTGGGGGCCCCATTAACCGTGGCATTCTGGTCCATAGGGCATCTTCATCTTCAACGTTGTGTACTATGAGCCGCTGGTCTACAACAACACCTACGTGTACCCGTGGTGGGGTGAAGCCATAGGCTGGGCCTTCGCACTGTCCTCCATGCTGTGTGTGCTGCTGCACCTCCCGTGCTGCCTCCTCAGGGCCAAGGGCACCATGGCTGAGGTAAGGCTCCCGCCCGGcccgccctcccctcccctgctgtgaacattcaaCCCAGCCTGCTTCCTAGCCAGGGAGTGGCCCCGACTAGGGTTTCAGGCAGTGGGAActggagagaggcagaggaagtCACCGTGGGGATGAGCAGGTGACCCTGGGGGCTTCAACATGTCCTCTCCTGCAGTGCTGGCAGCACCTGACCCAGCCCATCTGGGGCCTCCACCACTTGGAGTACTGAGCTCAGGACGCAGATGTCAGGGGCCTGACCACCCTGACCCCAGTGTCCGAGAGCAGCAAGGTCGTTGTGGTGGAGAGTGTCATGTGACAGCTCAGCTCACATCACCAGCTCACCTCTGGTAACCATAGCAGCCCCTGcttcagccccaccccacccctccaggGGGCCTGCCTTTCCCTGACACTTTTGGGGTCTgctgggagaggaggggagaaagcACCATGAGTGCTCACTAAAAcaactttttccatttttaataaaatgccaAAAATATCACAACCCACCAAAAATAGATGCGTCTCCCCCTCCAGTCCTAGCCCAGCTGGTCCTAGGCCCCGCCtagtgccccacccccacccgcaGTGCTGCTcttctcctgcccctgccacgcccaccccctgcccacctctccagGCTCTGCTCTGCAGCACACCCTTGGGTGACCCCTCACCCCAGAAGCAGCAGTGGCAGCTTGGAAAAtgtgaggaagggaaggaggaagagatgggagggaggagagagaggagaagggaggcaaGGGAGGGGCAGCAGAAACAAGACAAATATTTCAGCTGGGCTATacccctctccccatccctgtTATAGAAGCTTAGAGAGCCAGCCAGCAGTGGAACCTTCTGGTTCCTGCACCAATCACCACCAATATCAATTGTGTGAGCTTGGGTGCGAGTACACACGTGCGTGAGTACGTAGAGTATATATAGATTTCTATCTCTTAGCAAAGGTGAATACCAGATGTAAATGGTGCCTCTGGGCAAAGGAGGCTTGTATTTTGCACAttttataaaaacttgagagaatgagATTTCTGCTTGTATATTTCTAAAAAAAGGAAGGAGCCCAAACCATCCTCTCCTTACCACTCCCATCCCTGTGAGCCCTACCTTACCCCTCTGCCCCTAGCCTAGGAGTGTGAATTTATAGATCTAACTTTCAGAGGCAAAACAAAAGCTTCGAGCTGTTGCGTGTGCGAGTCtgttgtgtggatgtgtgtgtgtggtcccCAGCCccagaatggattggaaaagtGCATGGTGGGGGCCTTGGGGCTGTCCCCACACTGTCCCTTTGCCCACAGGTCTGTGAGGCAAGAGGCTGCaatactccatcctgggtgtcTGGGCTGCTAACCTGGCCTGCTCAGGCTTCCCACCCTGTGCCCTGGGCTGGGCACACCCCCGGGAAGGGACCCCGGACACGGCTCCCACGTCCAGGCTTAAGGCAGATGCACTTCCTGCACCTCCAGTCTTCTGTGTAGCAGCTTTAACCCACGTATGTCTGTCACATCCAGTCCCGAGACGGCTGAGTGACCCCAAGAAAGGCTTCCCCGACACCCGGACAGAGGCAGGTCTGGGGCTGGGTGAGGTTGGTGGGCCTGTGGGTACATTCTTACTGTGCTAAAAAGCCACTGCcaacatagaaataaaaacatgtcatTTTCCAAAGCAGGCCTCTGCTTCTGCCTCTGCTGCTCTAAGGGGTCGGGGTACAGGAAGTAGGGGGAACCTCCTCCAGCTGGAGCTGCTGCGGTGGGCAAGGCTCTGCTCTGGAGGCCTCTGAGGCCTGCACCCTTCTGGGGACTGGGAAGGGAGCAGGGAAGGCAGCAGCCCAGGGAAAGCCTTGTCCCCCTGGAGCCGAGGCACCTGGGGAGAGCAGGACGAGAGAGCTGGGGAGCAGCCACACCCACAGGGAAGGGTGGGTGTAAAGCCATGGGTgctgaaattttcaaaatgttaccCCAAGAATTTGTCACTGAACATGTGCCTTGTGTCACTTGGGCCAGGCTGGTAGCAGCAGAGGGGATAACTCTTTGCATCAGGGATCAATTTTGAAGGTGGAGCCAATAGGGGTTGTGCATGACCAGGATGCAGGGCTCAAAGAGGAGTTAAGGACAACAGATTTGGCCTGAGCAAGAGGAAAGATGGAGCTACCAGGTCCTGCAACAGGGAAGCAAGGAGAGAATGGTCCGGAGTCAGCCTTGGGTGTGTCATGCAGGAAGTGtcatccaagtggagatgtctAGTTGGCAGGTGGACACAGGAGTTCCAGAAAGTACTGGAGATGGAACTTTGCAAGTTCTTACCACATAGAGATGACACTGAAAGCCCTGAGCCTGGGTGAGCTCAAAGGGACGCCGCAAGTCCCAGGACACAATGAGAGGTGCAGAGGGAAGATGCAGCAGCGATGGGGGAGGATGCCTGAGGGCTCCTGGTGGGGTCCTGCAACCTGAGCCGGTGAGGACCCCTCACAGGTCAGGGAGGAGCAGTGGCTGGCTCCATCTGtccagtgctgctgctgctgctgctggtgaagGACAGTGACCTGCAAATGCTCACTGAGTCTGGCAAGGGTCACAGGGGCCTGGTGAGGGTGGCTTGCATGAGGGGGTGTGTGTGAAAGGCTGGCTGGTGTGCGACTGAGTAAAGGAGTGGCGGCAGCCCAGTGTCATCTGCAGACGAAGGGAGAGACAACAACGTAGTTCACCCAGGCAAGGAAATATGAGCCGGCCTGGAAAGGGAAGGCACTCCAACACACGACACAACATGGCTGACCCCTGGAGGGCATTTCTGTGAAATGAGCCATCATAAAGGGACACTTGCTATAGGGTTCTGCTCCTGTGAGAGAGACAGGGCCTTACATGAGAGGAGGGAGATCCACAGAGACAGAGGGCAagggtgggtgccaggggctggggacagggTGGGGAGTGTTGAGTGGGGACAGAGTGTcagtttgagaaaataaattctagagGTGGATGGAAGTGGTGGCTGCGCAACACTGTGActgcacttaatgccactgaattgcacacAACGATGGTGAAAATGGCTCATTACATATACATTGATgacactatatatgtgtatgatatatatgcGTTTACCATGAGAAGAGGCGGAGAGGAATTGGAGACAGTGAGTACAGACAGGTCCTTCAAGGGGCGGGACCCCGTGCACAAGATGAGCATGTGGCATCCCACCCTGAAAGGGCTGGGTGCCACGGCAGGGCACAGCAGGCAATGCAGTGGGCGGCTCAGGCAAGCACAGAGAACATCAGGGATTGGAGcctgtgaagggggagcaggtggcCCCTCAGAGCAAAGTGACAGCTTGGGCTTCTCCCTTTGTGTCCTGCCCAGGACTGCTATCGTGCTATGGGAGAACCCCCAGAGGCCCTGCTCCTCAGCGGGCAGCACCCCCTATGGAGGTGCTTTACCCCTAAACTTCTGGagccaggggagggacctggCTTAGAATACGGCCAACCAAGAGCCTGGGTGAGAAATACATGGACCAGACAGGGAGCAGAGAAAGGAGTGGCAGTGCAGTCCCACCCTAGCTCAGCCGGGGGCTCTGGAGCCTGACCTGCAGTCCCTGGCCCCCATCTCTTCAGCAACTgctgtttccagttttctttttctccccaagaAGCCTGTCCTCTCACCATGCCTGCGCCTTCAAGAACCCCACCTGCTGGCAGCTCCCAGATCTCCAGCCTGGCCCTCCTTAGCTGCAAAGGTGCTTCCCAACATCGGCAAGACCTCTCCCCAGGGTGCCCCAGGCCCTCACACAGCCCCTGTCCCCAACCGACTCCAACTGTCCTGCAGCCCACAGTCACCCTCAGGACCCCTGAGCTCAGGCCAACTGCTTTATACACTGTCGGCCAGGTCTCTGCCTGGATGACAATCACCCTCTGCTAATTGTTCTCCACACCTCCAGGCCAAATGCCCTCCAAGCCACCTCATGCACCATGATGAcaccaaacacacagaaaaaagacattgaaaaaaggaaacttcacAGAGGCGTGTCATTTAAAGTGGGTTCTGAAATGGAAACACCCTTACCTCAGGACTTAGCTCCCGCATCAGGGGTTAGGACACAGAGATCAACAAGCAGCAGGCTTTGCCCTCAAGCAGCTCGCAGTCTAGTGGAAGATGGGTAAGAAAACAGATGAGGATGCCCATGGGTGCAAACGCCCTGGAACAGAAGCTGATCCAGGAAAGCGCGAGCCTGCAGGCCGCCCTCCAGTCTAGGCTGGGCGAGCGCCTCAATTTTCATCTCTAAGAGCCTGTGCCCACACCCCCTGCCCCATTGTTGTTCTGTCACTCCACTAGAAAGGGCGCTCCAGAAGCTGGCCTTGTGCAGCTTTCTGTCTGCTGCTAGCCTAGGCAGAACAGTGGAAGAAGCCATCAGGGCTGGTGAGGGAAGCACCCGTTTGGACTTTAGCCTTTCAAAGCTCAGAGAAGGGTGAGCTCAGGGAGGCCCAAGGTAGCCGAGAACACTTCCTGGAGAAGTGGGATCAGCCTTCGGCCTTGGCACAGCAACCAGAGGGTATTGCCCACGTGTCCCCTACTCCCTCAGACACCACGTCTCAGATCGCCTGGAAAGGGACAGAACTCGTCACGAGGCGGCTGTGCTCTGAGCACAAGGGAAGGGCGACAGGATGCTAGAGAAGGGAACCACTGGCCTGGGCCTGGACAGGGCAGACAGAAGCAAGCATGCACAGCAGGCCATCAGCTACCCTGCCAGCATCAACATCCTTCAGGGGTCCCCCCAGTTCCAGGAGACACACCTCTAACCTGCTCCCCTGACCCTTCTGCCCAGTCCTCATGCAGACACCAGGTATGGCAGAGGCCCTGCAGGGTGGGAGCACTGTGCTGCGGGTGGGGGCTGCCTTCCTCATGTGC contains:
- the LOC129527242 gene encoding sodium- and chloride-dependent creatine transporter 1-like isoform X2, whose protein sequence is MASIACPATRRRAPSPRPARRGPRATAPRAWGQPAAAWPCRRARETWTRQMDFIMSCVGFSVGLGNVWLFPYLCYKNGGGVFLIPCVLISLVGGIPIFFLELGQFMKAGSINVWNICPLFKGRWGTDRWSDVLRLPTVGATVSNTTSGYWKLPRFPPPPPPAAEDWSYWVARWRLGPPGTAMVAVGPTEGASYYIMVLAWGFYYLVKSFTTTLPWATCGHTWNTPDCVEIFRHEDCANASLANLTCDQLADHRSPVIKFWENKVLRLSGGLEVPGALNWEVTLCLLACWVLVYFCVWKGVKSTGKIVYFTATFPYVVLVVLLVRGVLLPGTLDGIIYYLKPDWSKLGSPQVWIDAGSQIFFSDAIGLGALTALGSYNHFNNNCYNGTSFFAGFVVFSILGFMAAEQGMHISKVAESGPGLAFIAYPRAVTLMPVAPLWAALFFFMLLLLGLDSQGGMYVFLLFDYYSSSGTTLLWQAFWECVVMARVYGADRFTDDIACMIGYRPCPWMKWCWSFFTPLVCMGIFIFNVVYYEPLVYNNTYVYPWWGEAIGWAFALSSMLCVLLHLPCCLLRAKGTMAEKLREPASSGTFWFLHQSPPISIVSVRQEAAILHPGCLGC
- the LOC129527242 gene encoding sodium- and chloride-dependent creatine transporter 1-like isoform X1 codes for the protein MASIACPATRRRAPSPRPARRGPRATAPRAWGQPAAAWPCRRARETWTRQMDFIMSCVGFSVGLGNVWLFPYLCYKNGGGVFLIPCVLISLVGGIPIFFLELGQFMKAGSINVWNICPLFKGRWGTDRWSDVLRLPTVGATVSNTTSGYWKLPRFPPPPPPAAEDWSYWVARWRLGPPGTAMVAVGPTEGASYYIMVLAWGFYYLVKSFTTTLPWATCGHTWNTPDCVEIFRHEDCANASLANLTCDQLADHRSPVIKFWENKVLRLSGGLEVPGALNWEVTLCLLACWVLVYFCVWKGVKSTGKIVYFTATFPYVVLVVLLVRGVLLPGTLDGIIYYLKPDWSKLGSPQVWIDAGSQIFFSDAIGLGALTALGSYNHFNNNCYNGTSFFAGFVVFSILGFMAAEQGMHISKVAESGPGLAFIAYPRAVTLMPVAPLWAALFFFMLLLLGLDSQGGMYVFLLFDYYSSSGTTLLWQAFWECVVMARVYGADRFTDDIACMIGYRPCPWMKWCWSFFTPLVCMGIFIFNVVYYEPLVYNNTYVYPWWGEAIGWAFALSSMLCVLLHLPCCLLRAKGTMAEVCEARGCNTPSWVSGLLTWPAQASHPVPWAGHTPGKGPRTRLPRPGLRQMHFLHLQSSV
- the LOC129527242 gene encoding sodium- and chloride-dependent creatine transporter 1-like isoform X3, whose protein sequence is MASIACPATRRRAPSPRPARRGPRATAPRAWGQPAAAWPCRRARETWTRQMDFIMSCVGFSVGLGNVWLFPYLCYKNGGGVFLIPCVLISLVGGIPIFFLELGQFMKAGSINVWNICPLFKGYWKLPRFPPPPPPAAEDWSYWVARWRLGPPGTAMVAVGPTEGASYYIMVLAWGFYYLVKSFTTTLPWATCGHTWNTPDCVEIFRHEDCANASLANLTCDQLADHRSPVIKFWENKVLRLSGGLEVPGALNWEVTLCLLACWVLVYFCVWKGVKSTGKIVYFTATFPYVVLVVLLVRGVLLPGTLDGIIYYLKPDWSKLGSPQVWIDAGSQIFFSDAIGLGALTALGSYNHFNNNCYNGTSFFAGFVVFSILGFMAAEQGMHISKVAESGPGLAFIAYPRAVTLMPVAPLWAALFFFMLLLLGLDSQGGMYVFLLFDYYSSSGTTLLWQAFWECVVMARVYGADRFTDDIACMIGYRPCPWMKWCWSFFTPLVCMGIFIFNVVYYEPLVYNNTYVYPWWGEAIGWAFALSSMLCVLLHLPCCLLRAKGTMAEVCEARGCNTPSWVSGLLTWPAQASHPVPWAGHTPGKGPRTRLPRPGLRQMHFLHLQSSV
- the LOC129527242 gene encoding sodium- and chloride-dependent creatine transporter 1-like isoform X8, producing the protein MAKKSAENGIYSVSSDQKKGPLTAPGPTGPKGDGPAGLGTAGGRLAVPPRERDLDAPDGLHHVVRGLLRGLGQRVALPLPVLQERRRCVPYSLRPDLPGRRDPHFLLGAGPVHEGRQHQCLEHLSPVQSYYIMVLAWGFYYLVKSFTTTLPWATCGHTWNTPDCVEIFRHEDCANASLANLTCDQLADHRSPVIKFWENKVLRLSGGLEVPGALNWEVTLCLLACWVLVYFCVWKGVKSTGKIVYFTATFPYVVLVVLLVRGVLLPGTLDGIIYYLKPDWSKLGSPQVWIDAGSQIFFSDAIGLGALTALGSYNHFNNNCYNGTSFFAGFVVFSILGFMAAEQGMHISKVAESGPGLAFIAYPRAVTLMPVAPLWAALFFFMLLLLGLDSQGGMYVFLLFDYYSSSGTTLLWQAFWECVVMARVYGADRFTDDIACMIGYRPCPWMKWCWSFFTPLVCMGIFIFNVVYYEPLVYNNTYVYPWWGEAIGWAFALSSMLCVLLHLPCCLLRAKGTMAEVCEARGCNTPSWVSGLLTWPAQASHPVPWAGHTPGKGPRTRLPRPGLRQMHFLHLQSSV
- the LOC129527242 gene encoding sodium- and chloride-dependent creatine transporter 1-like isoform X4 translates to MGGKQRSRAKAFAQGQEKDAGTWSQASCSQARPLSSGASPARARVGGPERRRGVFLIPCVLISLVGGIPIFFLELGQFMKAGSINVWNICPLFKGRWGTDRWSDVLRLPTVGATVSNTTSGYWKLPRFPPPPPPAAEDWSYWVARWRLGPPGTAMVAVGPTEGASYYIMVLAWGFYYLVKSFTTTLPWATCGHTWNTPDCVEIFRHEDCANASLANLTCDQLADHRSPVIKFWENKVLRLSGGLEVPGALNWEVTLCLLACWVLVYFCVWKGVKSTGKIVYFTATFPYVVLVVLLVRGVLLPGTLDGIIYYLKPDWSKLGSPQVWIDAGSQIFFSDAIGLGALTALGSYNHFNNNCYNGTSFFAGFVVFSILGFMAAEQGMHISKVAESGPGLAFIAYPRAVTLMPVAPLWAALFFFMLLLLGLDSQGGMYVFLLFDYYSSSGTTLLWQAFWECVVMARVYGADRFTDDIACMIGYRPCPWMKWCWSFFTPLVCMGIFIFNVVYYEPLVYNNTYVYPWWGEAIGWAFALSSMLCVLLHLPCCLLRAKGTMAEVCEARGCNTPSWVSGLLTWPAQASHPVPWAGHTPGKGPRTRLPRPGLRQMHFLHLQSSV